The Spirosoma radiotolerans genome has a window encoding:
- a CDS encoding NAD-dependent epimerase/dehydratase family protein, producing the protein MKIALVTGSAGLIGSEAVAFFADKFDLVVGIDNNMRQYFFGADGSTEWNRNRLAQAYTNYQHRSADIREVAQLETIFQEFGTDIKLVLHTAAQPSHDWAAREPFTDFGVNAVGTLNMLEMTRLHCPEAVFIFTSTNKVYGDNPNFLPLIETETRWEIDHDHPYFENGIDEHMSLDHTKHSVFGASKVAADIMVQEYGRYFGMNTGVFRGGCLTGPNHSGAQLHGFLSYLMKCAITGNQYTIFGYKGKQVRDNIHSWDLVNMFWHFYQNPRPGEVYNAGGGRYANCSMLEAIALCETISGNKMNYQYSETNRSGDHIWYISDLTKFKQHYPGWDWTFDLKETMSQIHSSMVSRLAPTI; encoded by the coding sequence ATGAAAATTGCATTAGTTACGGGATCTGCCGGTTTGATCGGTAGCGAAGCGGTGGCCTTCTTCGCGGATAAATTTGATTTAGTTGTTGGTATAGACAACAATATGCGGCAGTACTTCTTTGGCGCCGATGGCTCAACAGAATGGAACCGCAACCGCCTGGCCCAAGCGTATACCAATTACCAGCACCGGTCCGCCGATATTCGGGAAGTAGCTCAACTGGAAACAATTTTCCAGGAATTCGGCACCGATATTAAACTGGTGTTACATACGGCCGCTCAACCCAGCCACGACTGGGCCGCCCGTGAGCCATTTACCGACTTTGGCGTTAATGCTGTTGGGACCCTCAACATGCTGGAGATGACCCGCCTGCACTGTCCCGAGGCTGTGTTTATTTTTACATCGACGAATAAAGTATACGGTGACAACCCTAACTTTTTGCCGCTTATCGAAACCGAAACACGCTGGGAAATTGATCACGACCATCCCTATTTCGAAAACGGGATCGATGAACACATGAGCCTCGACCATACCAAACACTCGGTTTTTGGTGCATCGAAAGTAGCAGCCGATATCATGGTGCAGGAATATGGTCGGTATTTTGGAATGAATACCGGTGTGTTCCGGGGTGGCTGTTTAACCGGCCCAAATCACTCCGGCGCCCAGTTGCATGGATTTCTGTCGTATTTGATGAAATGCGCCATTACCGGAAATCAGTATACCATCTTTGGCTATAAAGGCAAGCAGGTTCGGGACAACATCCATAGCTGGGATCTCGTGAATATGTTCTGGCATTTTTACCAGAACCCGCGTCCGGGCGAAGTCTACAATGCAGGCGGTGGCCGGTATGCGAACTGTTCCATGCTCGAAGCCATTGCGCTCTGCGAGACAATTTCGGGCAACAAGATGAACTACCAATATTCGGAAACCAACCGCAGCGGTGACCATATCTGGTATATTTCCGACCTGACTAAGTTCAAACAGCACTATCCCGGCTGGGACTGGACATTTGATCTAAAGGAGACAATGTCGCAAATCCACAGCAGCATGGTTTCCCGCTTAGCCCCAACGATTTAA
- a CDS encoding TauD/TfdA family dioxygenase, which produces MNFFQQVAYTTPEETIQNVKEAVQNNKLVFLSDFREDLPVHDFYSKLSETVGRIHAADEDLATGKMTGNRWIDITYDPQIPDRYRSSNTRQPLHTDDSYVELGGEEAVNFFYCASNAKIGGATTFFDLPNLIECMKLDGEDALLEELMSTDVVHSKGGARKVRKIIDKDGEGYLANWNYFCLSREENSPEVLDMCERFHQFLESRIMNAGIILPVQLKKGEAVFFHDDRVMHGRNAFFAEFPGQRSLIKGKIIITPAADAVY; this is translated from the coding sequence ATGAATTTTTTTCAGCAAGTTGCCTATACAACGCCGGAAGAAACGATTCAGAACGTAAAAGAAGCCGTTCAGAATAATAAACTGGTTTTCCTGTCTGATTTCCGTGAAGACCTGCCCGTACACGATTTCTACAGCAAACTATCGGAAACGGTTGGCCGTATTCATGCTGCCGACGAAGATCTGGCTACGGGTAAGATGACTGGAAATCGCTGGATTGACATTACCTACGATCCACAAATTCCTGATCGCTACCGGTCTAGCAATACCCGCCAACCCTTGCACACAGATGATTCATATGTTGAGTTAGGGGGCGAAGAGGCCGTTAACTTCTTTTATTGTGCATCTAACGCAAAAATCGGTGGGGCAACTACCTTCTTTGATTTACCCAACTTGATCGAGTGCATGAAGCTGGATGGCGAAGACGCTTTACTGGAAGAGTTGATGAGCACGGACGTTGTCCATTCCAAAGGGGGCGCTCGCAAAGTGCGGAAGATCATTGATAAAGACGGAGAAGGTTATCTGGCCAACTGGAACTACTTCTGTCTGTCGCGAGAAGAAAATTCACCGGAAGTGCTGGACATGTGCGAGCGTTTTCACCAGTTCCTCGAAAGTCGGATCATGAATGCCGGTATTATTTTGCCTGTTCAACTGAAGAAAGGCGAGGCCGTATTCTTCCACGATGACCGGGTTATGCACGGGCGTAATGCATTCTTTGCTGAATTCCCAGGTCAGCGCAGCCTCATCAAAGGGAAAATTATTATCACGCCGGCTGCCGACGCCGTTTATTAA
- a CDS encoding YheT family hydrolase, translated as MPLIPSTYPGPPTYQYNGHLQTIMPSLVRKVLGVVYQRERLTLQDGDFVDLDWLENGKNRLVILTHGLEGDSNRQYIRGTAKLFAEHNYDVLAWNCRSCSGEMNQAFRLYNHGEIGDLNEVITHALRRKRYDEVVLVGYSMGGNITLKYLGVHGRQLPAVIKGGVAISAPTDLGASAVLLDRPSNRFYRNRFRRKLVLKISQKAALFPGRLDMTRLKDVKQWRDFDEFFSAPVNNYRDANDFYTQASAVNFMPGISVPTLLLNAQNDPLLSPECSPAWLAETHPYIFLETPSTGGHVGFQVVRDAYTYAERRALAFAQAIA; from the coding sequence ATGCCACTTATTCCGTCTACTTATCCTGGCCCACCTACTTATCAGTATAACGGTCACCTACAAACCATCATGCCAAGCCTGGTGCGAAAGGTGCTGGGCGTTGTGTATCAACGCGAACGGTTAACCCTGCAAGATGGTGATTTCGTTGATTTAGACTGGCTGGAAAACGGAAAAAATCGACTGGTCATTTTAACGCATGGCCTGGAAGGCGACAGCAATCGGCAATACATTCGAGGCACGGCCAAACTGTTTGCCGAACATAATTACGATGTACTGGCCTGGAATTGCCGTTCGTGTAGTGGCGAAATGAATCAGGCGTTTCGGCTGTATAATCACGGTGAAATTGGCGATCTGAACGAAGTTATCACCCATGCACTTCGCCGAAAACGGTATGACGAGGTTGTCCTGGTTGGCTATAGCATGGGGGGCAATATTACGCTGAAATACCTTGGGGTTCACGGCCGTCAGCTGCCTGCTGTGATTAAAGGTGGAGTAGCAATTTCGGCCCCCACCGATCTGGGTGCCAGCGCGGTTTTACTGGATCGGCCGTCAAACCGATTCTATCGAAACCGGTTCAGGCGGAAGTTAGTCCTTAAAATTAGTCAAAAGGCGGCCCTATTTCCCGGTCGGCTGGACATGACCCGGTTAAAGGATGTAAAACAGTGGCGGGATTTCGACGAGTTTTTTTCGGCACCAGTCAATAACTATCGGGACGCCAACGACTTCTATACTCAGGCATCAGCCGTCAATTTTATGCCCGGCATCAGCGTACCAACCCTGCTCCTAAACGCTCAGAACGACCCACTTCTGTCGCCGGAATGCTCACCTGCCTGGCTTGCGGAAACGCATCCCTATATTTTTCTGGAAACGCCCTCAACCGGCGGCCATGTTGGTTTTCAGGTAGTTCGTGACGCATACACCTACGCCGAACGACGAGCTCTTGCCTTTGCCCAGGCAATAGCCTAG
- a CDS encoding M3 family oligoendopeptidase produces MTANQTLNLPARPTRSFIGETIELSSWDDVKPLYEELLDRSIDNAEELKQWLIDRSELESYLSENFAWRYIRMTCDTANEDLVDKLNFFISDIQPPMTTYGNELDLKAVNSPFLSQLTDDGYDVMVRGMKKAIEIYRDENVPLQTELQTEERKYGAIVGAMTVTIDGREMTLPEASDRLQSTDRAVREEAWRKIWERRYQDHEELDQLFDRLRDLRNQIALNAGFDNFRDYAFAALGRFDYSPQDCFDFHNSVAQAVVPFVNKLAEERKLKLQASDPSVDPLRPWDAKVDLEGRAPLKPFSTGSELLEKAIECFDRLDRELGDDLRIMRAMGHLDLESRKGKAPGGYNYPLEEIGVPFIFMNATSSLRDLVTMVHEGGHAVHSFLTRDLSLKAFRNPPMEVAELASMSMELLSMDHWDVFFDNPDELRRAKLQHLESIIETLPWVATIDKFQHWIYENPTHTDAERGENWVRIYNQFADTVTSWDGFAFYQEYIWQRQLHLYEVPFYYIEYGIAQLGAIGVWRNYRRDPKAGLAGYKSALSLGYKAPIREIYAAADVPFDFSYEHIQELIGFVWSEIERLKNPAH; encoded by the coding sequence ATGACAGCAAATCAAACCCTAAACCTGCCGGCCCGGCCAACACGCTCATTCATTGGGGAAACCATTGAACTAAGCAGTTGGGATGATGTAAAGCCGCTTTATGAAGAACTGCTGGATCGCTCGATTGACAATGCCGAAGAACTGAAACAATGGCTGATTGACCGGAGCGAACTGGAGTCGTACTTATCCGAAAATTTTGCGTGGCGGTACATTCGCATGACTTGCGATACCGCCAATGAAGATTTGGTGGATAAACTGAATTTCTTCATTTCAGACATTCAGCCACCCATGACGACCTATGGAAACGAGCTGGACCTGAAAGCCGTGAACAGCCCGTTCCTAAGCCAGCTAACCGACGATGGCTACGATGTAATGGTGCGGGGAATGAAGAAGGCTATTGAGATTTACCGAGATGAAAATGTCCCGCTCCAAACCGAACTTCAGACCGAAGAGCGCAAATACGGAGCAATCGTTGGGGCGATGACTGTAACGATTGACGGCCGCGAAATGACCCTTCCCGAAGCCAGTGACCGACTTCAATCGACGGACCGGGCTGTGCGGGAGGAGGCTTGGCGCAAAATCTGGGAACGGCGTTATCAGGATCATGAGGAGCTTGATCAGCTTTTCGACCGGTTGCGCGATCTGCGAAATCAAATTGCTCTGAATGCTGGCTTCGATAACTTTCGCGATTACGCGTTTGCGGCTCTGGGTCGATTCGATTATAGTCCGCAGGACTGCTTTGATTTTCATAACTCCGTAGCGCAGGCCGTTGTGCCCTTCGTGAACAAGCTCGCCGAAGAACGCAAACTAAAGTTACAGGCGTCTGATCCTTCAGTTGACCCGCTCCGGCCCTGGGACGCCAAGGTCGATTTAGAAGGTCGCGCGCCGTTGAAACCGTTCTCGACCGGAAGCGAACTCCTCGAAAAAGCAATCGAGTGTTTTGATCGGCTTGATCGTGAACTAGGTGACGACCTGCGCATCATGCGCGCCATGGGTCACCTTGATCTGGAGTCGCGAAAAGGGAAAGCACCGGGCGGATACAACTACCCACTCGAAGAAATTGGAGTGCCGTTCATTTTCATGAATGCTACGTCAAGCCTGCGTGATCTGGTCACGATGGTACACGAAGGTGGCCATGCCGTTCACTCGTTTCTCACGCGTGATCTGTCATTGAAAGCCTTTCGGAATCCGCCCATGGAAGTTGCTGAATTAGCGTCTATGAGTATGGAGTTATTATCGATGGATCATTGGGATGTATTTTTTGATAATCCGGATGAACTGCGTCGCGCCAAACTTCAGCACCTCGAATCCATCATTGAGACGCTGCCCTGGGTAGCCACGATTGACAAGTTTCAGCACTGGATTTATGAGAACCCGACGCATACGGACGCTGAACGAGGTGAAAACTGGGTCCGGATTTACAATCAGTTTGCCGATACGGTTACCAGTTGGGACGGCTTTGCGTTTTACCAGGAATACATCTGGCAGCGGCAGTTACACCTGTATGAAGTGCCATTTTACTACATCGAATATGGTATTGCCCAATTAGGTGCCATTGGCGTGTGGCGCAATTACCGGCGCGACCCAAAGGCGGGTTTGGCCGGCTACAAGAGTGCGTTAAGTCTGGGTTATAAAGCGCCCATTCGGGAGATATATGCAGCCGCCGATGTGCCATTCGACTTTTCCTATGAGCATATCCAGGAGTTAATAGGTTTTGTCTGGTCAGAAATTGAACGCCTGAAGAACCCGGCCCACTGA
- a CDS encoding glycosyltransferase family 2 protein gives MKLSVVIPAYNEEESLPPTLRILYQTLAKHGIPHEICVTNDNSKDGTLAVLERLAATEIPTLVYYTNPGPNGFGYAVRYGLERFSGDCVAVFMADLSDDPEDLVRFYNKMLDSNVDAVFGSRWEKGGKVVDYPTLKKFINRIANFIVRMVMGIKYNDTTNAFKLYKRETIEGIKPFLAPHFNLTVELPLKAIVRGYSYAVVPNSWTNRKYGESKLKIKEMGSRYFFILMYCLIEKYFSQGDFRKKTASVPQTVSR, from the coding sequence ATGAAACTAAGCGTCGTCATACCTGCATACAATGAGGAAGAGTCGTTGCCGCCAACGCTCCGTATCCTTTACCAGACATTGGCCAAACACGGGATTCCGCACGAAATCTGTGTGACGAATGATAACTCGAAAGATGGTACGCTGGCTGTCCTCGAACGCCTGGCTGCAACGGAGATTCCGACGCTTGTCTATTACACCAATCCCGGGCCGAATGGATTCGGGTACGCTGTACGTTATGGCCTGGAACGATTCTCCGGGGATTGCGTCGCCGTGTTTATGGCCGATCTTTCGGATGACCCCGAAGACTTGGTGCGGTTCTACAACAAAATGCTGGATTCCAATGTAGATGCCGTTTTTGGCTCCCGTTGGGAAAAAGGCGGTAAAGTGGTTGATTATCCAACCCTAAAAAAATTCATTAACCGAATTGCAAATTTTATCGTCCGGATGGTGATGGGCATCAAATACAACGATACGACCAACGCTTTTAAGCTCTATAAACGGGAAACAATCGAGGGTATAAAGCCTTTTCTGGCTCCTCATTTCAACCTAACGGTCGAACTCCCATTGAAGGCCATCGTCCGGGGTTATTCATATGCCGTAGTGCCGAACAGTTGGACAAATCGGAAGTATGGCGAGTCGAAACTGAAGATCAAAGAAATGGGCAGCCGCTACTTCTTCATTTTGATGTACTGCCTAATCGAAAAATATTTCTCTCAAGGCGATTTTCGCAAAAAAACAGCTTCTGTCCCACAGACCGTGAGCCGATAA
- a CDS encoding BlaI/MecI/CopY family transcriptional regulator gives MKPTDSELEILHVLWANGPSTVRQVHEKLSQSRDIGYTTALKLMQIMHEKGFLSREEDARSHTYAALVSEEDTQRGLVDRFVETAFRGSASKLIMQVLGHHKASRQELDEIKRLLNDLDRDS, from the coding sequence ATGAAGCCAACCGACTCTGAACTGGAAATCCTGCATGTACTCTGGGCAAACGGTCCCAGCACCGTGCGGCAAGTACATGAGAAACTGAGCCAAAGCCGCGACATTGGGTACACAACAGCCTTGAAACTGATGCAGATTATGCATGAAAAGGGGTTCTTATCACGCGAGGAAGACGCCCGCTCACACACGTATGCAGCCCTTGTCAGCGAAGAAGATACCCAACGGGGGCTGGTTGATCGCTTTGTGGAAACGGCCTTTCGCGGATCAGCGTCGAAACTGATCATGCAGGTGTTGGGGCATCATAAAGCATCGCGTCAGGAGCTGGACGAAATAAAAAGACTACTAAACGATCTTGACCGCGATTCGTAG
- a CDS encoding glycoside hydrolase family protein has protein sequence MTWQKQGLVYKPDGSKPFSRTHAQVPFGYPMADKVRVYFSTRDDEVASAVSFVELNPDNLSEVIYIHDKPCLTKGAVGMFDETGTMPSWFLPVGDEIWLYYTGWNKSETASYRLSIGLAISRDGGLTFERKYTGPILDRSIYDQVWIAQPCVMREEQADGSIRWRMWYLSCTKIEVINGHPEPFYDVKYAESNDGLNWKRTGHVCVGYDQFTDAIGRPTVYKDTDSSGDDLYKMYFSYRNATNYRTDVQRSYRIGYAESKDGITWERKDDQAGIERSAEGWDSMMMDYCHIFKQNDQWVMLYNGNGFGASGFGYATQPAG, from the coding sequence ATGACCTGGCAAAAGCAAGGACTAGTTTATAAACCCGACGGTTCGAAACCATTTAGCCGCACCCACGCGCAGGTTCCCTTTGGTTATCCAATGGCGGATAAAGTGCGGGTCTATTTTTCTACCCGCGATGACGAAGTTGCGTCGGCTGTTTCGTTCGTTGAACTGAATCCCGATAATCTGTCTGAGGTGATCTATATTCATGACAAACCGTGCCTGACAAAGGGCGCTGTTGGCATGTTTGACGAAACAGGAACCATGCCTTCCTGGTTCTTACCTGTAGGTGACGAAATCTGGTTGTATTACACGGGCTGGAACAAAAGCGAAACGGCCAGTTATCGGCTTTCCATTGGCCTGGCTATTAGCCGTGACGGGGGGCTGACCTTTGAACGGAAATATACGGGACCAATTCTTGATCGGTCCATCTATGACCAGGTCTGGATTGCACAACCCTGCGTTATGCGAGAAGAGCAGGCCGATGGCTCCATCCGGTGGCGGATGTGGTACCTTTCATGTACAAAGATCGAGGTGATCAATGGTCATCCCGAACCTTTTTACGACGTGAAGTACGCCGAGTCGAACGATGGACTCAATTGGAAACGTACCGGCCACGTTTGTGTTGGTTACGATCAGTTTACGGATGCCATTGGTCGGCCAACGGTGTATAAAGATACCGATTCGAGTGGTGACGATTTGTACAAAATGTATTTTTCGTATCGCAATGCGACCAACTACCGGACCGATGTTCAGCGGAGTTACCGAATTGGGTACGCCGAATCGAAAGATGGCATCACCTGGGAGCGCAAAGATGATCAGGCGGGAATCGAACGGTCAGCAGAGGGCTGGGACTCAATGATGATGGACTATTGCCACATTTTCAAACAGAACGACCAGTGGGTAATGTTGTATAACGGAAATGGATTTGGTGCATCGGGATTTGGCTACGCAACTCAGCCCGCAGGCTGA
- a CDS encoding MerR family transcriptional regulator, which produces MSTYSIRDLEQLSGIKAHTLRIWEQRYAILSPDRTDTNIRTYGDDDLKRVLNISLLKDHGYKISEIAKLSSDELNREVVKISERQLNYPDQIHALTISMLDLSEERFEKIISANIAQSGFENTMVNIIYPFLSRIGTLWVTGSIGPAQEHFITNLIRQKIIVAIDGLRGTPDKPGKTYMLFLPEGEFHEISLLFAHYIIRSRSNKVIYLGQNLPLNELVFAHQIHQPDYIFTVLTSVPANHEVQPFVNRMAKAFPNSQILLTGYQVVGQDIETPGNTAIINQINELMRISSN; this is translated from the coding sequence ATGAGTACATACTCAATTAGAGATTTAGAACAACTTTCAGGCATAAAAGCGCATACCTTACGCATTTGGGAACAGCGGTACGCCATTCTCTCGCCTGATCGGACGGATACGAACATTCGTACTTACGGTGACGATGACCTGAAACGGGTTCTTAACATTTCATTGCTCAAAGACCATGGTTACAAGATCTCTGAGATTGCAAAACTCTCTTCTGATGAGTTAAATCGTGAAGTTGTCAAGATTTCGGAACGACAGCTGAATTATCCAGATCAGATTCATGCACTGACCATCTCGATGCTGGATTTGAGCGAAGAGCGCTTTGAAAAAATTATTAGCGCTAACATTGCTCAGTCGGGCTTTGAGAACACAATGGTGAACATTATTTACCCATTCTTGAGCCGCATTGGTACGCTCTGGGTAACGGGCTCCATTGGACCAGCCCAGGAGCATTTTATTACGAACCTGATCCGGCAAAAAATCATTGTGGCCATTGATGGGCTGAGAGGCACGCCCGACAAGCCCGGCAAAACGTACATGCTGTTTTTACCAGAGGGCGAATTCCATGAGATTAGTCTTCTGTTTGCCCATTACATTATTCGCTCGCGATCCAACAAAGTAATTTATCTTGGGCAGAACCTGCCGCTAAATGAGCTGGTATTCGCCCATCAGATCCATCAGCCCGATTATATTTTTACGGTCTTGACGTCGGTTCCGGCCAATCATGAAGTGCAACCCTTTGTCAATCGAATGGCGAAGGCCTTCCCAAACTCACAAATACTTCTGACAGGCTATCAGGTCGTTGGCCAGGATATAGAGACTCCGGGAAACACAGCCATCATCAATCAGATTAACGAATTGATGCGTATTTCGAGCAATTGA
- a CDS encoding glycosyltransferase family 2 protein, whose protein sequence is MLKVSVLIITYNQKNFIRQAIDSVLAQKTTFPIEILVGDDFSSDGTREIIQEYERQHPGLVKGVLHPRNMGKNGGINFLETLKRATGEYYALIDGDDYLTDPLKLQKQVDLLDAHPDYSMAFHNALITYEDGSPSHVLNGPDMKPFYTIEDLIGEDEIWFMATSSTLYRNSIKEYPAWFSESVSGDIPRLILKAKMGKIGYLPDVMSVYRKNSNGTSFTDKYDDAVFLQNRIDMYSNINRELNYQYDRLLRKNIARYYRMMLKSRQFRGSYLGKLKLVTQYYSLAKPNWPDLKTIVYDHLTPPVLQRAYGVVAIGLHRILNN, encoded by the coding sequence ATGCTAAAAGTTAGTGTCCTGATTATTACCTACAATCAGAAAAATTTCATTCGCCAGGCCATTGACAGTGTTCTGGCTCAAAAGACTACGTTTCCAATCGAAATCTTAGTCGGCGATGATTTTTCAAGCGATGGTACACGGGAGATCATTCAGGAATACGAGCGCCAGCATCCCGGCTTAGTGAAAGGGGTGCTTCACCCGCGTAACATGGGTAAAAATGGCGGGATTAACTTTCTGGAAACGCTAAAGCGGGCGACCGGCGAATATTATGCGTTGATCGACGGCGACGACTATTTGACTGATCCCCTGAAACTACAAAAACAGGTCGATCTGCTGGACGCTCACCCCGATTATTCGATGGCTTTTCATAATGCCCTGATCACGTATGAGGATGGAAGTCCGTCACACGTGCTCAACGGGCCTGATATGAAGCCCTTCTATACGATAGAAGATTTGATTGGGGAAGATGAAATCTGGTTTATGGCTACCTCCAGTACGCTGTATCGGAATTCTATAAAAGAATATCCCGCCTGGTTTAGTGAATCAGTCAGTGGCGACATTCCCCGGTTGATTCTGAAAGCCAAGATGGGAAAAATCGGGTATTTGCCGGATGTCATGTCGGTCTACCGGAAAAACAGCAATGGCACCAGCTTTACGGATAAGTATGATGACGCCGTTTTTCTGCAAAACCGGATTGATATGTACAGCAATATTAACCGCGAACTGAACTACCAATATGATCGGCTGCTGAGAAAAAACATAGCCCGTTATTATCGGATGATGTTGAAGAGCAGGCAGTTCCGTGGTTCTTACCTGGGAAAGTTAAAACTGGTTACTCAGTATTACTCGCTGGCGAAACCAAATTGGCCCGATTTGAAAACGATTGTTTACGACCATTTAACTCCGCCTGTTCTACAGCGTGCTTACGGCGTAGTGGCTATCGGCCTACACCGTATTCTAAATAATTGA
- a CDS encoding nucleoside deaminase has protein sequence MPDEYYMEMALALAEDAADNGEIPVGALVVCRNRIIAKSRNQTEQLVDVTAHAELMAITSAAHYLGSKYLPDCTLYVTLEPCVMCAGALFWAQLGRLVIGASDPKRGYSRFGSALLHPKTRLETGVLAEESQALLMKFFNRLRT, from the coding sequence ATGCCCGACGAGTATTACATGGAGATGGCACTGGCATTGGCCGAAGACGCTGCCGACAACGGAGAAATTCCGGTCGGTGCACTTGTCGTTTGCCGCAATCGGATTATTGCCAAATCCCGGAACCAGACGGAGCAATTAGTTGACGTGACAGCCCATGCCGAGCTAATGGCTATAACATCGGCTGCACACTACTTGGGGAGTAAATACCTTCCTGATTGCACCCTATATGTAACTTTAGAGCCTTGCGTTATGTGTGCAGGGGCTCTTTTCTGGGCGCAGCTTGGCCGTTTGGTGATTGGGGCCAGTGATCCAAAGCGCGGCTATAGCCGCTTTGGATCTGCTCTACTACATCCTAAAACCCGGCTCGAAACAGGCGTACTCGCCGAGGAAAGCCAGGCGTTATTGATGAAGTTTTTTAATCGCTTAAGAACATAA
- a CDS encoding aldo/keto reductase → MSVSIKEQLTSRLGFGTWQFGGPNVVNGNPTGWGEVDKADAIRAVHSALEQGINFFDTADSYGRGQSERILQEAFAQKPDLTKLVCTKFGNRQLPDGQPTQDYSAAYLVEAVEGSLSRLGLDTLDLLLLHSPPDAFDWANYDPTPFEKLKQAGKIRAYGVSSRSVYGAKRVLEAGFGSALEVIYNALDRRAEELLFTASNAGDYLFIGRVPLASGFLNPAYLTQDPVFPQDQYRYYLPDRDRDWLLTSARKLAFLDEQPGGLATSALRFSLSSEAVGVVIPGMRNEKQVLANRQAEKLGPLSPDLLARIRQAVPDVADHWKPKS, encoded by the coding sequence ATGAGTGTATCCATAAAAGAGCAGCTAACATCTCGACTGGGCTTCGGTACCTGGCAGTTTGGCGGGCCAAATGTTGTAAATGGTAACCCAACCGGTTGGGGCGAAGTGGATAAAGCCGATGCCATTCGGGCGGTGCACAGCGCCTTGGAGCAGGGTATCAACTTCTTCGATACGGCTGACAGCTACGGCCGCGGCCAGTCTGAACGGATTTTGCAGGAAGCTTTTGCACAAAAGCCCGACTTAACTAAACTCGTTTGCACAAAATTTGGGAATCGACAGTTGCCGGACGGCCAGCCGACTCAGGATTATAGTGCAGCGTATCTGGTCGAAGCCGTTGAAGGAAGTCTGAGCCGGTTAGGTCTAGACACGCTCGATCTTCTTTTACTGCATAGCCCTCCTGATGCGTTCGATTGGGCCAACTACGACCCAACCCCTTTTGAAAAACTAAAACAGGCCGGAAAAATTCGGGCTTACGGGGTTAGTTCACGTTCTGTATATGGAGCCAAGCGCGTTCTGGAAGCTGGTTTTGGTAGCGCGCTGGAGGTAATTTATAACGCGTTGGATCGTCGGGCGGAAGAGTTGCTATTTACCGCTTCTAATGCTGGCGATTACCTGTTTATAGGGCGGGTGCCCCTAGCATCGGGTTTCCTGAACCCAGCTTACCTGACACAGGATCCAGTTTTCCCGCAGGATCAATACCGGTATTATTTACCCGACCGCGACCGTGACTGGCTGTTAACATCGGCCCGAAAGCTAGCTTTTCTGGATGAACAGCCTGGTGGTCTTGCCACTTCGGCCTTGCGATTCAGTTTGTCTTCTGAAGCGGTAGGCGTCGTAATTCCCGGTATGCGTAACGAGAAACAGGTTTTAGCGAACCGTCAGGCTGAAAAACTAGGCCCTTTATCCCCCGATTTACTGGCTCGTATTCGTCAGGCGGTTCCCGACGTGGCTGATCACTGGAAACCAAAAAGCTGA
- a CDS encoding superoxide dismutase has product MAFVLDPLPYPSDSLEPNIDKQTMEIHHDKHHNAYVTNLNNAIAGTDMENKSIEDLLASVGSAPVAVRNNGGGHYNHTLFWNTISGSGGGQPTGTLAEAITQKFGSFDAFKEEFTKAATTRFGSGWAWLIVTPEGELAITSTPNQDNPLMDIAEAKGFPIIGLDVWEHAYYLKYQNRRPDYIAAYFNVVDWAAAEKRYQQGKQA; this is encoded by the coding sequence ATGGCTTTTGTACTAGACCCACTTCCTTACCCAAGCGATTCGCTCGAACCGAATATCGATAAGCAGACAATGGAAATTCACCACGATAAGCACCACAATGCCTACGTGACGAATTTGAACAACGCCATTGCTGGCACTGATATGGAGAATAAATCCATTGAGGATCTACTGGCCAGCGTGGGCTCCGCACCTGTTGCTGTCCGTAATAATGGTGGTGGTCACTATAATCACACCCTATTCTGGAACACGATTTCGGGTAGTGGCGGTGGTCAGCCAACGGGTACACTGGCTGAAGCTATCACGCAGAAATTTGGTTCGTTTGATGCCTTTAAAGAAGAATTTACAAAGGCGGCTACAACACGTTTCGGTTCAGGTTGGGCTTGGTTAATTGTTACGCCAGAGGGTGAACTGGCCATTACCTCAACGCCAAACCAAGATAATCCCTTGATGGATATTGCCGAAGCGAAAGGATTTCCAATCATTGGTCTCGATGTATGGGAACACGCCTATTACCTCAAATATCAGAACCGTCGGCCCGATTATATTGCCGCTTATTTTAATGTTGTTGACTGGGCCGCTGCCGAAAAACGGTATCAACAAGGCAAACAAGCCTAA